From Coturnix japonica isolate 7356 chromosome 1, Coturnix japonica 2.1, whole genome shotgun sequence, the proteins below share one genomic window:
- the CWC15 gene encoding spliceosome-associated protein CWC15 homolog produces MTTAARPTFEPARGGRGKGEGDLSQLSKQYSSRDLPSHTKIKYRQATQDAPEEVRNRDFRRELEERERVAAREKSRDRPTREHTTSSSVSKKPRLDQIPAANLDADDPLTDEDDEDDDLEDSDDDDTAALLAELEKIKKERAEEQARKEQEQKAEEERIRMENILSGNPLLNLTGPAQPQANFKVKRRWDDDVVFKNCAKGIDETKKDKRFVNDTLRSEFHKKFMEKYIK; encoded by the exons ATGACGACAGCAGCGAGGCCAACGTTTGAGCCTGcaagaggagggagaggaaaaggtgaAGGAGACTTAAGTCAGCTATCCAAGCAGTATTCCAGCAGAGACCTTCCCTCTCATACTAAAATCAAATACAG ACAGGCCACTCAGGATGCTCCCGAAGAGGTGCGTAACCGTGACTTCAgaagggagctggaggagagagAGCGGGTTGCTGCGAGGGAAAAGAGCAGAGACAGACCAACCAGAG AACACACAACGTCATCTTCTGTGTCTAAGAAGCCTCGGCTGGACCAGATTCCTGCAGCAAACCTAGATGCAGATGACCCTCTTACTGAT GAggatgatgaggatgatgaCCTGGAAGACAGTGATGATGATGACACTGCAGCTCTTCTGGCTGAactggaaaagataaaaaaggaGCGAGCTGAGGAGCAGGCTCGGAAG GAGCAAGAGCAAAAGgctgaagaagaaaggattCGGATGGAGAACATCCTGAGTGGAAACCCACTGCTGAACCTCACcggcccagcacagccccaggcaaACTTCAAAGTGAAAAGGAG atgggATGATGATGTTGTCTTCAAGAATTGTGCCAAGGGAATCGATGAGACCAAGAAGGACAAGAGATTCGTGAATGACACCCTGCGATCAGAATTTCACAAGAAATTCATGGAGAAATACATCAAGTAG